The following are encoded in a window of Methanobrevibacter ruminantium M1 genomic DNA:
- a CDS encoding DUF2207 domain-containing protein yields MNSKQKALMVLALSIILLSSIAAASAEDYSLTNAKIDMVIQDDGLVFVDEAITYHFYKTMNGVYRYIPINNFNMEDFAVDVDGAYYELEGNDDDSQIEAKVYLYKDKDKTEKIDPGTDVTVHYKYYMSDLLDVKGDNAVLNYYLLGEDWEVDLEEIEANVHFPEKKELDYELVPSGSAEGKWSGDTLTITGENINAGDGLALIVEIPLDEFASGFSNAVHNDTDDDDDIDNDIDNDKDDLKDLTKAKQI; encoded by the coding sequence ATGAACTCAAAACAAAAAGCCCTAATGGTCCTTGCCTTAAGCATAATCCTACTCAGTTCAATTGCAGCAGCATCTGCAGAGGATTATTCTTTAACCAATGCCAAAATAGATATGGTAATCCAGGATGACGGATTAGTCTTTGTGGATGAGGCAATCACCTACCATTTTTATAAGACCATGAATGGCGTCTATAGGTACATTCCAATCAATAACTTTAACATGGAAGATTTTGCTGTAGACGTTGATGGCGCATATTATGAACTGGAGGGTAATGATGACGACTCTCAAATAGAGGCTAAGGTCTATCTCTATAAGGATAAGGATAAAACCGAAAAGATCGACCCTGGTACAGATGTTACAGTCCATTATAAGTACTACATGAGCGATCTCCTTGATGTAAAGGGAGACAATGCAGTATTGAACTATTATCTATTGGGAGAAGATTGGGAGGTTGACTTAGAGGAGATTGAAGCAAACGTCCATTTCCCTGAAAAGAAGGAGCTTGATTACGAGCTTGTTCCAAGCGGCAGTGCTGAAGGCAAGTGGTCTGGAGACACATTGACCATTACTGGAGAGAATATTAATGCTGGAGATGGTCTTGCATTAATCGTTGAAATCCCATTAGATGAGTTCGCTTCAGGCTTTTCAAATGCTGTCCACAATGACACTGATGATGATGATGACATAGATAATGATATCGATAATGATAAGGATGATTTAAAGGACTTGACAAAGGCTAAGCAGATTTAA
- a CDS encoding LemA family protein codes for MSTFILVIIILGIILIIAGIIVALYNGLVTARNKVKNAWAQIDVQLNRRADLIPNLVETVKGYAGHEKSVFEDVTAARAGLMNANGVKEIGEANNQLTNTLKTLFAVAENYPELKANENFKELQAQLAESEDKIAYSRQFYNDTVLMYNNKCQTFPSNLIAGLFGFKEADFFEAAGEARSVPKVEF; via the coding sequence ATGAGTACTTTTATTTTAGTCATAATAATACTTGGTATTATTTTAATAATCGCAGGAATAATCGTAGCTCTCTATAATGGCCTTGTGACTGCAAGAAACAAGGTAAAGAATGCATGGGCTCAAATTGATGTCCAATTAAACAGAAGAGCAGATTTAATTCCTAACTTAGTAGAAACTGTAAAAGGCTATGCCGGTCATGAAAAATCTGTATTTGAAGATGTCACTGCTGCAAGGGCAGGATTGATGAATGCAAACGGAGTTAAGGAAATCGGTGAAGCTAACAACCAATTAACAAACACCTTAAAGACCTTATTTGCAGTTGCTGAAAACTATCCTGAGCTTAAAGCCAATGAAAACTTCAAGGAATTGCAAGCTCAATTAGCTGAAAGCGAAGACAAGATTGCATATTCAAGACAGTTCTATAATGACACTGTATTGATGTACAATAACAAATGCCAAACCTTCCCAAGCAATTTGATTGCAGGCCTCTTCGGATTCAAGGAAGCTGACTTCTTTGAAGCTGCAGGTGAAGCTAGATCTGTACCTAAAGTCGAATTCTAA
- a CDS encoding DUF2207 domain-containing protein, whose product MNNKQKTLAILILLAIVLTSISAASAVDYKITNADVHLDVEDNGILHVSENITYLFKSDGHGVYRVIPLKADEKMSYLTVDVDGSYFEYNIINRSGEKEVRVYLYKDKDLTDYGVSEGSTVTLKLDYYMENVVKLFRDTGLLEYKLWGEEWDQGVEHLNAKVTFPNDEEIEYWINDDSGKTESSFSGDTLYVKGSDIPKGDYVEARVLIPLGEFDFDADYALHYNHDASDEVKKQQEDFQKKQQYFNTIGNLLNVIYGILILTPLGIYLKYGREPKVSSDAIYEHEPPTDDSPAFVNAMMSGLSKDVGKVDKKGFQATIMDLINRDKLGMEIAYTNKKRPVSLLTVKSTDGLKDFEMELIDILRRYEQNGKINFLYMQQQLSNRNEAYHFNRAFNRWVSNFKVDYLPDDVLSRYFNTKGSDLIGKFKWIALVAGFTGIIGLLLTGSWIPLVLGLILIFVGVICFYLPSSIGGQYTKEGREYQQKWKRFEKYLKDFSLIKEHPPESVAIWNEYLVYATALGVADKVYKSMKMEVYDGLADGSNFSSNDLFVFYHIGGIRSLDNSFVTVNNIISADSSSSGGIGGIGGGSGGGGGGAF is encoded by the coding sequence ATGAACAATAAGCAAAAAACATTAGCAATCCTCATTCTACTCGCTATTGTTTTAACAAGCATTTCAGCAGCATCTGCAGTGGATTATAAAATCACAAATGCAGATGTCCACTTGGATGTGGAAGACAATGGGATATTGCATGTCAGCGAAAACATAACATATCTTTTCAAAAGCGACGGACATGGTGTCTATAGGGTCATACCCCTAAAGGCAGATGAGAAGATGAGCTATCTGACAGTGGATGTTGACGGCTCATACTTTGAATATAATATCATTAACCGTTCAGGGGAAAAGGAAGTAAGGGTATACTTATATAAGGATAAGGATTTAACTGATTACGGAGTAAGCGAAGGCTCTACAGTCACTCTAAAGCTTGACTATTATATGGAAAATGTTGTAAAGCTATTCAGAGATACAGGACTCCTAGAATACAAGCTCTGGGGTGAGGAATGGGACCAAGGAGTTGAGCATCTAAACGCAAAGGTCACATTCCCAAATGATGAGGAGATTGAATATTGGATTAATGACGATTCCGGAAAGACAGAATCAAGCTTCTCAGGAGACACACTATATGTAAAGGGCTCAGACATTCCTAAGGGAGATTATGTGGAAGCAAGAGTTCTCATTCCATTAGGTGAATTTGATTTTGATGCAGATTATGCTCTACATTACAATCATGATGCCTCTGATGAGGTCAAAAAGCAGCAAGAGGATTTTCAAAAAAAGCAGCAATACTTTAACACCATTGGCAATCTATTAAACGTTATATATGGCATTCTTATCCTCACGCCTTTAGGCATATATCTCAAATACGGCAGGGAGCCAAAGGTGTCAAGTGATGCCATATATGAGCATGAGCCTCCAACAGATGACTCTCCAGCCTTTGTAAATGCAATGATGAGTGGATTGAGTAAGGATGTTGGAAAGGTTGATAAGAAAGGTTTCCAAGCCACAATAATGGATCTCATTAACAGAGACAAGCTTGGAATGGAAATAGCATATACAAATAAGAAAAGACCTGTGTCCCTTCTTACTGTAAAGTCAACCGATGGCCTTAAGGACTTTGAAATGGAATTGATAGACATCCTTAGAAGGTATGAGCAGAACGGAAAGATCAATTTCCTTTATATGCAGCAGCAGCTCTCCAATAGGAATGAGGCATATCACTTCAACAGGGCATTCAACAGATGGGTCAGTAACTTTAAGGTTGACTACTTGCCGGATGATGTTTTAAGCAGATACTTCAATACAAAGGGAAGCGATTTGATAGGCAAATTCAAATGGATTGCATTAGTTGCAGGATTTACAGGAATCATTGGACTTCTTTTAACCGGCAGCTGGATACCTCTGGTATTGGGACTAATATTGATTTTTGTAGGGGTAATCTGTTTCTATCTCCCTTCAAGCATTGGTGGACAATACACTAAAGAGGGAAGGGAGTATCAGCAAAAGTGGAAAAGATTTGAAAAGTATCTAAAGGACTTTTCCCTAATCAAGGAGCACCCTCCGGAATCTGTTGCAATATGGAATGAGTATCTTGTATATGCTACAGCCTTAGGGGTAGCGGATAAGGTCTATAAGTCCATGAAGATGGAAGTCTATGATGGATTGGCAGATGGCAGCAATTTCAGTTCAAATGATCTCTTTGTATTCTATCATATTGGTGGAATCAGGAGTCTTGACAATTCATTTGTTACCGTCAATAATATTATCTCAGCAGACAGCTCTAGCTCCGGTGGAATCGGAGGAATCGGAGGCGGATCTGGAGGAGGGGGCGGAGGAGCCTTTTAA
- a CDS encoding DUF2207 domain-containing protein: protein MNLKQKAIIMLILSILLMSAISASDYKGSYMDYVHMNVNENGLVHVNESFTYQMVSPESEISLPLYHGTNASIENIHIRVNDLLVAYDLKKGDTLDELVIHPKSSDYDYDSESTGTYLLDVEVEYDIENAVKVYNDVGAFTYQINKTDFNGVSLGMAHIRIKFPGTQEHEYFIIPKEGESSAQWDEDHFHMTNSQPAKATVIIPLDELDADAKYAQHIDSDGLEAIKNDSFDLKYSLIQIVNILIKIFVIIAFILPVAIYLKYGREPKVTLDSIYEHEPPTDDPPFFVNAIMGGTFRDVGLVDTKAFQATIMDLINRGKLSVETEINEKNKQRTYLVAKSTDGLADYESDLISILRRYEEDGRIDLKHMELSLYSKSEARYFRGRFNSWGHLLYSNYLTDDIKAEYFEDKGSKLFKFFAYGGLILSVILFLYCLMFNQMEPLPWVIALFILSSVLICIPSAFAGHYTKKGKIFKERWNNFKKYLKDFSMMEEYPPESVAVWNKYLVYATALGVADKVSNTMKINFYDGLNDETYRDNDVFVFCDGNGLDLIGDSFSAVSTTLDSDSGGSDGVGGGSGGGGGGAF, encoded by the coding sequence ATGAATCTTAAACAAAAAGCAATTATCATGCTCATACTCTCAATACTTCTAATGTCTGCCATTTCAGCAAGCGACTATAAAGGAAGCTATATGGATTATGTGCATATGAACGTAAACGAAAACGGTTTGGTTCACGTCAACGAAAGCTTTACATATCAAATGGTATCTCCAGAGTCTGAAATAAGCCTTCCCCTCTATCATGGCACCAATGCAAGCATTGAAAATATCCATATTAGGGTCAACGATCTCTTGGTTGCCTATGACCTCAAGAAAGGGGACACTCTAGATGAGCTAGTCATACATCCTAAGTCTTCAGATTATGATTATGACTCTGAAAGCACAGGCACATATCTTCTTGATGTGGAAGTCGAATATGATATTGAAAATGCCGTAAAGGTCTATAATGACGTAGGGGCATTCACTTACCAAATCAATAAAACAGATTTTAATGGGGTTTCTTTAGGAATGGCCCATATAAGAATCAAGTTCCCAGGCACTCAGGAGCATGAATACTTCATAATTCCTAAAGAGGGCGAAAGCAGTGCCCAATGGGATGAGGACCATTTTCATATGACCAATAGCCAGCCTGCGAAAGCAACTGTCATAATTCCATTAGATGAATTGGACGCTGATGCAAAATATGCTCAGCATATTGATTCTGACGGATTGGAAGCGATTAAAAACGACTCATTCGATTTGAAGTATTCCCTAATTCAGATAGTCAACATACTGATAAAAATCTTTGTAATCATCGCATTCATCCTTCCGGTTGCAATATACCTGAAATACGGAAGGGAGCCAAAAGTGACCCTTGACAGCATCTATGAGCATGAGCCTCCAACAGATGATCCTCCATTCTTTGTAAATGCAATAATGGGCGGAACCTTTAGGGACGTCGGGCTAGTGGATACAAAGGCATTCCAGGCAACAATCATGGACCTGATAAATAGGGGAAAGCTATCTGTTGAAACTGAAATCAATGAAAAGAACAAGCAAAGGACATATCTTGTGGCAAAATCAACAGATGGCCTGGCAGATTATGAATCAGACCTAATCAGCATCCTCAGAAGGTATGAAGAAGATGGCAGAATAGACTTAAAACATATGGAACTCTCATTATACAGCAAGTCAGAGGCAAGATATTTCAGAGGCAGATTCAACAGCTGGGGACACCTTCTTTATAGCAATTACCTTACAGATGACATCAAGGCAGAATACTTTGAAGATAAGGGAAGCAAATTATTTAAGTTTTTCGCATATGGCGGATTGATTCTAAGCGTTATTCTTTTCTTATATTGCTTGATGTTCAATCAAATGGAACCTTTACCTTGGGTAATTGCTCTATTTATACTCTCATCTGTCCTCATATGCATACCTTCAGCATTTGCAGGACATTACACAAAGAAGGGAAAGATATTCAAGGAAAGATGGAACAACTTCAAGAAATACCTTAAGGACTTTTCAATGATGGAGGAATACCCTCCGGAATCCGTTGCAGTCTGGAACAAGTATCTTGTCTATGCTACAGCATTAGGGGTGGCGGATAAGGTCTCAAACACCATGAAGATAAACTTCTATGACGGATTGAATGACGAAACATATAGGGACAATGATGTATTTGTCTTCTGCGATGGCAACGGACTTGACTTGATTGGGGATTCTTTCAGTGCAGTTAGCACAACCCTTGACTCTGATAGCGGAGGCTCTGACGGAGTAGGCGGAGGCTCTGGAGGTGGGGGTGGAGGTGCTTTCTAA
- a CDS encoding MFS transporter gives MNITENQSDNDEKILTKSFCLIFGALLFTALVMYALMSTVTEYASSMGSTATIAGLVSGIYVFGGLCSRIYSANALEKKDWKTLALIFLSIHFLACILYFFVDNVELLILVRFIHGLGFGASANAIVTIASSILPKKRFGEAFGYFMLGTTIAVGLGPYISGFFYDIWGSFGSFLLATVFSFIALVCVFFLDIERYHPDEKINNEDILSDAESVGTESIDANPIKKQKEKRSFIEKIFEIDAIPVSLFTALTALGYVSILSFYRLYAVELDLVGPFSIFFLIYSVILVASRPIAGKIQDKNGDKIICVIGIVAQSIGLFLIAYAPSDITIYICAVCAALGFGTLNSACTTIVTRNCSIDRRPYAISTFFIFCDSTIGFGPALLGCFVSATSGYAPIYYISAFITLMALPICLYSLRNK, from the coding sequence ATGAATATAACAGAAAATCAGTCTGATAATGATGAAAAAATATTAACAAAGTCATTTTGTCTTATTTTTGGAGCTTTGCTCTTTACAGCCCTTGTAATGTATGCATTGATGTCCACTGTAACAGAGTATGCCAGCTCTATGGGTTCCACTGCAACTATTGCAGGTCTTGTATCTGGAATATATGTATTCGGTGGGCTTTGTTCAAGAATATATTCAGCAAATGCATTGGAAAAGAAGGATTGGAAGACCTTAGCCCTAATATTCCTTTCAATTCACTTTTTAGCATGCATATTGTACTTCTTTGTCGACAATGTCGAATTGCTTATTTTAGTCAGATTCATCCATGGCCTTGGATTTGGAGCTTCAGCAAATGCAATAGTGACTATTGCAAGTTCAATTCTTCCTAAAAAACGCTTTGGAGAGGCTTTCGGATACTTTATGCTTGGAACCACTATCGCTGTAGGATTAGGTCCATATATCAGCGGATTCTTCTATGATATCTGGGGCTCTTTCGGCAGCTTTCTTCTAGCTACTGTATTCTCATTCATAGCATTGGTCTGTGTCTTTTTCCTTGATATAGAAAGGTATCATCCAGATGAAAAGATAAATAATGAAGATATTTTATCTGATGCTGAATCAGTAGGCACAGAATCTATAGATGCAAACCCAATCAAAAAACAAAAGGAAAAAAGAAGCTTCATTGAAAAGATATTTGAAATAGATGCTATCCCCGTCTCCCTATTTACAGCATTGACTGCACTTGGATATGTGTCCATACTCTCATTCTATAGGCTTTATGCAGTGGAACTGGACCTGGTTGGCCCATTCTCAATTTTCTTTTTAATCTATTCAGTCATCCTAGTTGCATCAAGGCCAATTGCAGGTAAGATTCAGGATAAAAATGGGGATAAGATCATCTGTGTAATAGGCATAGTTGCACAGTCAATAGGACTCTTCCTTATAGCTTATGCTCCATCTGACATAACAATTTATATCTGTGCTGTATGTGCGGCTTTAGGTTTTGGAACCTTGAATTCAGCATGCACAACAATCGTTACAAGGAATTGCTCAATCGACCGCCGTCCTTATGCTATTTCCACTTTCTTCATATTCTGTGACAGCACTATAGGATTCGGTCCTGCTTTGCTTGGATGCTTTGTAAGTGCTACAAGTGGATATGCTCCTATTTATTATATCTCTGCATTCATTACTCTAATGGCACTTCCAATCTGTTTATATTCCTTAAGAAATAAATAA
- a CDS encoding sodium-dependent transporter gives MGEKAQWDSSLSFIFAMIGAAVGLGNIWRFSYVLYSNGGGSFFIPYFVAIAIMGIPFLILEYGVGFSFKDSFTNILKKIDGRLEIVAWILILFVFIVVIYYMVILSWDMVYLLTSFTFGWGVDTAAYFTNTVGGSADLAKGGIFLIPTTICVVLMWIVLWFISHRDVDKGIGKVSKVLIPSLFVIMGIIVFYSITLPGHMIGIDALLRPNWRMLLDVNIWLAAFAQIIFSLSMGQAIALTYASYLPESSRLTDNVLIVVASNSLFEIFTAFGVFSILGYMSLNSGMALNKLVTEGTGLVFIVFPMIFNVMGTVGRVLAPLLFLAILFAGITSALGFFEPMLSSASSKFNLSRKRTATILSIIGCAFSILLTTGISSYLVGVIDSFVNQFGILLLIGVQCIIFAWVYGIDHFIPVLNENGILKVGKIWKFIIKYLLPVVLFVIWAYGIFTLFTTAKTFEIMVDIIIIVAVLILSFILSHLNPRGSNEDNA, from the coding sequence ATGGGAGAGAAAGCACAATGGGATAGTTCCCTTTCATTTATATTTGCTATGATTGGAGCAGCTGTAGGGCTTGGAAACATATGGCGTTTCAGCTATGTACTATACTCTAACGGAGGAGGATCATTCTTCATTCCTTATTTTGTAGCAATAGCAATCATGGGAATTCCTTTTTTAATACTTGAATATGGTGTTGGATTCAGCTTTAAGGATTCGTTCACGAATATCTTAAAGAAAATAGATGGAAGGCTTGAAATAGTAGCCTGGATACTGATTCTTTTTGTATTTATAGTTGTAATTTATTATATGGTCATACTGAGTTGGGATATGGTATATCTGCTGACCAGCTTTACATTTGGCTGGGGAGTGGACACTGCAGCTTACTTTACAAATACAGTTGGAGGCAGTGCAGATTTGGCAAAGGGGGGAATCTTTTTAATTCCTACAACCATATGCGTAGTCCTTATGTGGATTGTATTATGGTTTATATCCCATAGGGATGTTGACAAGGGAATAGGAAAGGTTTCAAAAGTATTGATCCCATCCCTTTTTGTCATCATGGGAATAATCGTATTCTATTCAATCACATTGCCAGGACATATGATAGGAATTGATGCATTGCTTCGTCCTAACTGGAGAATGCTTCTTGATGTCAATATCTGGCTTGCAGCATTTGCACAGATCATCTTCTCATTAAGCATGGGGCAGGCAATCGCCCTTACATATGCAAGCTATCTTCCAGAGTCCTCAAGGCTCACTGACAATGTATTGATAGTTGTCGCCTCAAATTCATTGTTTGAAATATTCACAGCATTTGGAGTCTTTTCCATATTGGGATACATGTCATTGAATTCTGGAATGGCCTTAAACAAATTGGTTACAGAAGGAACAGGGCTTGTATTTATTGTTTTCCCAATGATATTCAATGTCATGGGTACGGTAGGAAGAGTATTGGCACCTCTCTTGTTTTTAGCAATTCTATTTGCTGGAATCACTTCCGCTTTAGGCTTCTTCGAGCCTATGCTAAGCTCAGCAAGTTCCAAGTTTAATCTAAGCCGTAAGAGGACAGCCACTATCCTTTCAATTATAGGATGCGCATTCTCAATACTTCTTACAACTGGAATAAGCAGTTATCTTGTTGGAGTAATCGATTCATTTGTAAATCAATTCGGAATCCTCCTGCTTATAGGAGTTCAGTGCATAATATTTGCTTGGGTTTATGGAATAGATCATTTCATTCCAGTTTTAAATGAAAACGGCATATTAAAGGTAGGAAAAATTTGGAAGTTTATAATCAAATACCTATTGCCGGTTGTGCTATTCGTTATCTGGGCATATGGAATATTTACTTTATTCACAACTGCAAAGACATTTGAGATAATGGTTGATATAATTATAATCGTTGCAGTTCTTATTCTAAGCTTTATATTGTCTCACTTGAATCCAAGAGGAAGCAATGAAGACAATGCTTAA
- the metX gene encoding homoserine O-acetyltransferase MetX — MKQHSVGRVETKTFAINDKLKLSSGKTLENVELAYETYGELNTAKTNAILVCHALTGDAHAAGWHKNATKPGWWEIVIGPGKALDTDKYFVICSNVLGGCKGSTGPASINPKTNEEYALDFPIITIEDMVHAQKKLIEHLGIEKLHAVVGGSMGGMQALQWTVSYPNMMKKASIIATTARSSPQQIAFNEVGRQSIISDPFWNNGQYYGKNRTPRSGLAVARMIGHITYLSDESMYIKFGRELQDKDQLSYDFTLDFQVESYLHHQGESFVKRFDANSYLYITKAVDYFDLSVDGSLPDGLKNVKAKFQIIAVDSDWLYPVDQSKDLLTALQTLGVEVSYNEVKSDYGHDAFLLENGQMNFLLNNFLSENVVDDLMKTDVPTIDINSTIKDAANIMFDNQVTHLPVVDENDKLLGIVTAWDLSKSIAKDCKLLEDVMTKDVRYCKSTDSIEYISRQMKKFDISCLPVVNDDLCLEGIITTDQISHLISSY, encoded by the coding sequence ATGAAGCAACATTCTGTAGGTAGAGTTGAAACTAAGACATTTGCCATCAATGATAAATTAAAATTAAGTTCAGGAAAGACTCTAGAAAATGTGGAACTTGCTTATGAAACCTACGGGGAATTAAATACTGCAAAGACCAACGCCATTCTTGTATGTCACGCACTCACTGGGGACGCCCATGCTGCAGGCTGGCATAAGAACGCTACAAAGCCTGGCTGGTGGGAGATAGTGATAGGCCCTGGAAAGGCATTGGATACTGACAAGTATTTTGTAATCTGCTCCAATGTTTTAGGTGGATGTAAGGGTTCTACCGGTCCTGCATCAATCAATCCAAAAACCAATGAGGAATATGCGCTTGACTTTCCAATCATTACAATAGAGGATATGGTTCATGCTCAAAAGAAGCTGATTGAACATTTGGGAATAGAAAAGCTCCATGCTGTAGTTGGAGGTTCAATGGGTGGAATGCAAGCCTTGCAATGGACAGTCTCATATCCTAATATGATGAAAAAGGCAAGCATAATCGCCACAACAGCTAGGTCTTCCCCTCAGCAGATTGCCTTTAATGAGGTAGGAAGGCAGTCCATCATTTCAGATCCGTTCTGGAACAATGGACAGTACTATGGAAAGAACAGAACTCCTCGTTCTGGTTTGGCTGTAGCCCGTATGATTGGCCACATCACATATCTTAGTGATGAATCAATGTATATCAAGTTTGGAAGGGAATTGCAGGATAAGGATCAGCTAAGCTATGACTTTACCCTTGATTTCCAGGTGGAAAGCTATCTTCACCACCAAGGGGAAAGTTTTGTAAAGCGTTTTGACGCTAATTCATATTTATACATTACAAAGGCGGTTGATTACTTTGATCTGTCTGTTGATGGCTCATTGCCTGACGGATTGAAGAATGTAAAGGCCAAGTTCCAGATTATAGCTGTAGATTCTGATTGGCTATATCCTGTAGACCAGTCTAAGGACTTGCTTACAGCCCTTCAGACCCTTGGGGTTGAAGTGAGCTATAATGAAGTAAAATCAGATTACGGACATGACGCATTCCTTTTGGAAAACGGTCAGATGAACTTCCTTTTAAACAATTTCCTCTCTGAGAATGTGGTTGACGACCTTATGAAAACTGATGTTCCAACCATTGACATCAATTCCACAATAAAGGATGCTGCTAACATAATGTTTGACAATCAGGTCACTCACCTTCCTGTAGTGGATGAGAATGATAAGCTGCTTGGAATAGTCACTGCATGGGACTTATCCAAGTCCATTGCAAAGGACTGCAAGCTTTTAGAGGATGTTATGACTAAGGATGTCAGATATTGTAAGTCTACTGACTCTATTGAATACATTTCAAGACAGATGAAGAAGTTTGACATTTCCTGCTTGCCTGTGGTCAATGATGACCTATGCCTTGAGGGAATTATTACAACTGATCAGATTAGTCATTTGATTTCATCTTATTAG
- a CDS encoding pseudomurein-binding repeat-containing protein — MTHLTITEYREMVKDIIEFKNENGKMPDFASVNNQEISHENYSAMINDVNNYILQHGRSPEFVQIK; from the coding sequence ATGACACATTTGACTATTACAGAATACCGAGAAATGGTAAAGGATATAATTGAATTTAAAAATGAAAATGGTAAGATGCCTGATTTTGCAAGCGTAAACAATCAGGAAATCTCTCATGAGAATTATTCCGCCATGATAAACGATGTTAATAACTATATTCTACAGCATGGCAGAAGCCCTGAATTTGTTCAAATTAAATGA
- the guaB gene encoding IMP dehydrogenase, producing MSFSDKIYNAKPGYTYDDFLLVPNASWIEAKDVDTKINLTKDIKLNIPIMSAAMDTVTEADLAIALAQEGGIGVIHRNINQEAQVAEVRKVKSAEDITVRDVVTISPDSSIETVQDIMENESVSGLPVMEGDRIVGIISKRDVRPFLKNDSKRLVKEIMTSDVVTIKENISQEEALDIAYENKVERLPVVNEDGALVGILTIKDILNQDQHPNAAVDKNGKYLVAAACGPFDLDRAMALDEAGADIISIDCAHAHNMNVVKFAETIKDNIDADLCMGNIATKEAAEDLIAHGADGLKVGIGPGSICTTRIVAGIGVPQLTAIADVADVAGEAGIPVIADGGLRYSGDIAKAIGAGADVVMLGNLLAGTLEAPGDVVTMNGRKFKQYRGMGSMGAMTGGSGGGADRYFQELEKGSHMKHSKLVPEGVEGVVPYKGTVAEVVFQLVGGLKSSMGYCGAKDIQTMKEVARFVRITTSGIKESHPHDFLITNESPNYPTLD from the coding sequence TTGAGTTTTTCAGACAAAATTTATAATGCAAAACCTGGTTATACTTATGATGATTTTTTATTGGTTCCAAATGCTTCCTGGATTGAAGCGAAGGATGTAGACACTAAAATAAACCTTACAAAGGATATCAAACTTAACATTCCTATTATGAGTGCTGCAATGGATACCGTAACTGAAGCTGATTTGGCTATCGCACTTGCTCAAGAGGGTGGAATCGGTGTAATTCACCGTAACATCAATCAAGAGGCTCAAGTCGCTGAAGTCAGAAAGGTAAAAAGCGCTGAAGACATCACTGTACGTGATGTTGTAACCATCAGTCCTGACTCCTCTATCGAAACAGTCCAAGACATTATGGAAAACGAATCAGTCAGCGGTCTTCCTGTAATGGAAGGGGACAGGATTGTAGGAATCATCTCCAAAAGGGATGTAAGGCCATTCCTAAAAAACGATTCCAAAAGATTGGTTAAGGAAATCATGACTTCCGATGTTGTCACAATCAAGGAAAACATCTCTCAAGAGGAAGCTTTAGATATCGCCTATGAAAATAAGGTTGAAAGATTGCCTGTCGTTAATGAGGATGGCGCTTTAGTAGGTATTCTAACCATTAAAGACATATTAAATCAAGATCAGCATCCTAACGCTGCAGTAGATAAGAACGGAAAATACCTTGTTGCAGCTGCCTGCGGTCCATTTGACCTTGACAGGGCTATGGCATTGGATGAGGCAGGAGCAGACATCATTTCAATCGACTGTGCTCACGCACATAACATGAATGTGGTCAAGTTTGCTGAAACCATTAAGGACAATATCGATGCAGACTTATGTATGGGTAACATTGCAACTAAAGAGGCTGCTGAAGACTTGATTGCACATGGTGCAGACGGCCTTAAGGTAGGTATCGGTCCAGGTTCAATCTGTACCACCCGTATTGTAGCTGGAATCGGCGTTCCGCAGCTCACTGCAATTGCAGATGTTGCAGATGTTGCAGGAGAAGCAGGCATTCCAGTCATTGCAGACGGAGGTCTCAGATACTCCGGTGACATTGCAAAGGCTATCGGTGCAGGTGCAGATGTTGTAATGCTCGGTAACTTGCTTGCAGGTACTTTAGAGGCTCCAGGTGATGTAGTAACCATGAATGGAAGAAAGTTCAAACAATACCGTGGAATGGGTTCCATGGGAGCGATGACTGGAGGTTCCGGAGGTGGAGCTGACAGATACTTCCAAGAATTGGAAAAAGGATCTCACATGAAACATTCCAAGCTAGTCCCTGAAGGTGTTGAAGGTGTAGTTCCATATAAGGGAACTGTAGCTGAAGTTGTCTTCCAATTGGTTGGAGGATTAAAGTCTTCCATGGGCTACTGTGGAGCTAAGGACATTCAAACCATGAAAGAAGTTGCTAGATTCGTTAGAATTACCACAAGCGGTATTAAGGAATCTCACCCACATGACTTCTTAATCACTAATGAAAGTCCTAATTATCCAACTTTAGACTAA